The DNA region AATATTCCAAACTGGCCCTTCACCTTAGTTTTCTGGCCAATCTCGTTCATAACAGTCTAAATTCGATCGGTCTGACAAAGGAATATAACAATCTTTTTCAGCATTGTTTATTCTGTCTTTACTCTCATTTAATGATCAGAAAACTAAAACAAGCATATTGGACACAAAGAGAACGGTAAATATTTATCCGCcctgagtatttatttcaaattaaataatttaaccttaatagttaaaaataaaagtaagaatATCTATTCCTTCCGTCCAagtttacttgtccactatactaataaatataaatattcaaTTTTACTTGTCTAGTTTGAAAAACCAACGAATAATTTACCATCTTATACCTATTTTTTACccttattatttttcatattttagattTATAATAGTCAAAGTTAGTTTTTCAATGATAACAATTATGGGTGACATAATAAAATTATTATGTTATATTGTTTCTTAAGAGGTGTGTCAAGTCAATAGTGAATAAATAAACTTGGACCGAGGGAATATTACATTACTTAAGTTAAATGCTAAATGTGTgtatgaaaaaataaatatattttccgtGTCCAAGTCTACTTGTCcactatactaaaaatagatGTCTTCTTTTACTTgtctaatttgaaaaataataaataatttactaTTTTACACCTATTTTACCATTCTTAGTAAagtttacttatttttaatttatttttcaatatATAATAAATAGGATATAGTAAAATTACGACGTTGTTTATTACTACTTCTTAAGGGGGTAAGGGTGTGTCAAGTCATTGCTACCTTTCAAACTCAGGTTACCCATGAAACCAACTTTATCCAAGTGTCATATAAGCATGTAACGTAAGTaagggtgttcatggttcggtgtGGATCGGGTTTTTTctaaaaagaaatcaaatcaagtaagtcggttcttcaaatattggaaccaaccCAATCCAATTAAGTCAGTTTTTATGGATTcggtttttgtcggtttttctatttttcggttatttatcggatttttcttaaatataaaacatacactaccaaacacatctTCCGCCGACTACATTTTTAATATAACACcatcaaaccaattgctctttgagaaatctatcatttaccaagatatattgatgataactGAATTAAATAGTGATGagtaatttaagtactcaattaaaaattatttatctttaacatgaaataaattcttgtacttagcaaaagaaaactaccaatcaaactagaatgtaaaggaaaataattagattattataacagcaaagaactagactaaaaatacaaacgactaatatatactataaaattttagaaactttatataaaaatatacatatatataggtgtatgaataaatttaaatagccggtttggttcggatttttttcggttattttttgattaaaaccaaaaaaatcaaatttgatcgatttttaaaattcaaaatcaaaaccaaaccaaacctaaaaagtatcggttttttgGTCGTTGAGTTTGGTTTTTgctttggttcgatttttcggatttttatgaagggattgttacacaaatagtCGTCCAGATTTAATGTTTACTTTTTTTATccgatatacatagattatatatagaatatacataattatacatatattgtacattaattatatatatatatatatatatatatatatatatatagtatatattatACATCCGTCGGCTATTTTAAGTTTAAGAGATTAGGTGTACGGCTATTTGTGTTAAATCTTTTTTGACGAACACCCCTAAACGTAAGTTTTCAAAAAGTCAGAAAAATATTGGGCCAATTTCTACTCCTATAAAACAAGAAGGgatatttattaataatatatttcTAGTTGCGCCGTCTTTTGAATGAAACTTTCATGGTAAAAATTACACCTTTACAAGATATTGAATTGCGCCCATATGTCGAAATTACACGGCGCTTTGTGTTTGCGTTTGCGTTTGCTTGAAGTCAGGAATTTTGCTTCAGCCAAGAAAATATTGCATGCTGTTGGTGCTGATAATGGTCTGAAGAAACCAATTTCAGAAATAGCTTCTTTATTGGGTGAGAATCAAGTACAGCACAACGTTATGGGGAaggtatttaatatgttatttattGCTTATGCTGAAAATATTAGGTTTAAGGAAGCTTTGGAGGTTTTTGATTATATGAAAAAAGATGGCTTTGAAATTGCTGTTAGAGCTTGTAAAGTGTACTTGCGTGCTACGGAAAGGCAAAAGCGATATGACTTGTTGTTTGAGTTTTACCAGAAAATGGTTGAGTTTGATGTGAAAATTACAGTTTATTCTATGACAATGGTAATTAATGGATTGTGTAAATTGGGGGAGGTTTGTAAGGCAAGAAGGCTTATGGATGAAATGGTTAGTAAAGGGATGAAACCAAAAGAATACACTTATAACACATTATTAGATGCATATGTAAAGGAACCAAATTTTGCGGTTGTGAGTGAGAATTTGAGGGAAATAAAGAGTGAGAGGTTGGATTTCTATGTGAAAAGTTATACACTTTTGATTGACGAATATTCTACTTTTAGCAATCTTGAAGAGGTTGAGAGGTTGTTTAGGGAAATGGAAGAGAAGGGCATGAAGTCAGATTTTCGTGTGTATAATTATATGATTAGTGGTTATAGTAAGATAGGTaatgttaaaaaggcattttcaCTTTTCGGCGAAATGACGGAGAAATGCTTCTTTCCTAATAGTCACACATATATAGCTTTGATAAAAGGCTTGTACAATGCTGAGCAGATGCAAGAAGTTGAAGTCTTGCTTAATGAGATGCAAAACAAGGGAAGTTACATAAACCAAGTCATATTTAGTATGATGATTGATGATTATTGTAAGCAAGGTAATGTGGATGAAGCACTGAGGCTGCTAAGAATTATGGAGGGCTTAGGACATGAGGCTGATGCAAATGTTTACAATATAATTGCTACTAGGCTGCGTAAGCTAGATCGGTATGGTGAAGCAAAGAGGTTGTTGCTCTCGATGGTGGATCGAGGTGTAGCTCTAAATTTGTTGTCTTATACAACTTTGATTGATATTTACAGCAAGCAGGGAAATTTTGTTGAAGCCAAAAGGACACTTAATGAGATGGAAACTAAGGGAATTAAGCCTGACACCGCAACGTATAATGCCCTGATAAATGGTTATTGCAGGCATGGAAATTTTGTTGACGCGAAAAGGACACTTAGTGAGATGGAAATTGAGGGAGTGATGCCTAACACGATAACCTACACTGCACTGATAGATGGTTATTGCAAGCTAGGAAATTTTGTTAAAGCTAAAAGTACACTTGTGGAGATGGAAACTAAGGGAGTTAAGCCTAACACAACAACATACACTGTGCTTATAGATGGTTATTGCAAGAAAGGTATTATGAAGGAAGCGTATAAGCTAATGATTGACATGGAAGCTAATGACCTGATACCCGATGTCTATACGTACACTGCTTTTATAGATGGTTATTGCAAGCAGGGAAAACTTGTTGAAGCAAAAAGGACACTTAATGTAATGGAAACTAAGGGAGTTAAGCCTAACACGACGACGTACACTGCGCTGATAGATGGTTATTGCAAGAAAGGTATTATGAAGGAAGCTTATAAGCTATGGATTGTCATGGAAGCTAATGACCTGATACCTAATATCTATACATACACCTCGCTTATACACGGGAATTGCCAATTAGGAAAGGTAG from Nicotiana tabacum cultivar K326 chromosome 24, ASM71507v2, whole genome shotgun sequence includes:
- the LOC107801271 gene encoding uncharacterized protein LOC107801271, which translates into the protein MSKLHGALCLRLRLLEVRNFASAKKILHAVGADNGLKKPISEIASLLGENQVQHNVMGKVFNMLFIAYAENIRFKEALEVFDYMKKDGFEIAVRACKVYLRATERQKRYDLLFEFYQKMVEFDVKITVYSMTMVINGLCKLGEVCKARRLMDEMVSKGMKPKEYTYNTLLDAYVKEPNFAVVSENLREIKSERLDFYVKSYTLLIDEYSTFSNLEEVERLFREMEEKGMKSDFRVYNYMISGYSKIGNVKKAFSLFGEMTEKCFFPNSHTYIALIKGLYNAEQMQEVEVLLNEMQNKGSYINQVIFSMMIDDYCKQGNVDEALRLLRIMEGLGHEADANVYNIIATRLRKLDRYGEAKRLLLSMVDRGVALNLLSYTTLIDIYSKQGNFVEAKRTLNEMETKGIKPDTATYNALINGYCRHGNFVDAKRTLSEMEIEGVMPNTITYTALIDGYCKLGNFVKAKSTLVEMETKGVKPNTTTYTVLIDGYCKKGIMKEAYKLMIDMEANDLIPDVYTYTAFIDGYCKQGKLVEAKRTLNVMETKGVKPNTTTYTALIDGYCKKGIMKEAYKLWIVMEANDLIPNIYTYTSLIHGNCQLGKVDDALKLFNKMPTKGLVPNVVTYTIFISGLLKEGRTHEACRL